The Pongo abelii isolate AG06213 chromosome 23, NHGRI_mPonAbe1-v2.0_pri, whole genome shotgun sequence nucleotide sequence GGTGCTGGACCTTGCCCCGGAAGGGGCTTGTAGCTTTTTTATGTCAACGAAATGCCCTCCTGTACTCTGTCTTCAGCAGCCAACTCCTGGAGCTGCCAAGTGAGGGGTTAAAGAAGAGGTGGGGAGGCAGTATGGCTCCCTGGGGAAAGTCTGTTGCTTTGGTTCTCAGTCCTGGGTATTCTAGGAGCTTGGACACGGGATTCCTTTTCCTGTGCTAAAATTCTCTCTCCTGGTTGGGCTCCGGTAAACTGAAGCTGCTGGAGAAACCACCTGGGAACTCTCATAGCCCTGTTTGTCACCCAGGGTGTACTTGCCAGAACCTCTCCTTGCTACTCTGCCCAACATCGGGAGGCAAAGCGGCTGGGTCACCAGAGCCTGACCATACGCCCCAGGGGTAAGACGCAGAGGCCGGGAAGAGACACCCCCTCCCAAACACAGAAAACTTGCCCCTTCCTAGCCTCGGCTCCCCTGACTGGGGCCTTGGGCAGGACCGACCCGCATCCAACTAGGCCTAAGGGGTAGGCTCTGAGCCTCTTACCCCTAGGAGGCGGAGATGCGCCCAAGACGGGCGCCCGGCCTgttccccagccctgcctggaAGCCCCGCAGCCACTGCATTTTGTTTAAACACAGATAGCACGGGCCTTTCTCTTATTGCTACAGTGTTTTGTACACGGTTAAAACACTAGTAAAGCTTTTTCGTTATTACTCCTTCGGCTCCCTGGGTTTATTTCCACAGCCGGCCGCTGAGGCGTGTTCTGACCGCCGGGCAGACCCAGGACCGCGGCCACGCCCAGCAGGACGCGGACTGAGGGAGCCCGGGCGGCGCCGCCGCTCTCGTGACGCCACCACGCCGGCCAGTGACAAACACCTCCCTCCCGCCGCCCCAGGAGCCGTCCGCACTGCACGAGTGGGAGGGCTGGGCTTCTCGTGTACTCCTCAAACTCTCGCGAGGCTTCGGGCGGCTTTCTTCCCGAGGGCGGCACCAGGGCCGGGCGGTGGGGTCCGGGTGCTCGGGTGAGGGGCGGAGCTGGGGGCATGGCGTCCGGAGCGGCTCGCTGCCTAGTACTGGCACCCGTCAGGTCCGGGGCTCTCCGGAGCGGGCCTAGCTTGAGGAAAGATGGCGATGTCGCCGCCGCACGGAGCGGCTCAAGCCGGGGCCTGGTACCGTCGAGGTCAGTCATCGTTACCCGCAGCGGCGCCATTTTGCCCAAACCGGTGAAAGTGAGTGTCTTCCTGGAGACGCGGCGAAGGGGCTGAGGCCAGTCATTGTGGGGAGTGCGTGAGGGCGGCGCTGATTGAGAGAAGGCGAGGCCAATCATAACGATTACTGTAGACTGAAAGGCGGACCAAGAATACGCTAATGAATTGCTAATTTTGACAGGTGTGGAGAAAATGGTAGGTAGACAGAAGATGGGGGGCAAACGCTGAGGAAGTTGGCCTTTTACATTAGTTTGTCCTGAGAGGTGCGGTGCTCTGCTCCTCTGGAGTCAAAAGACTAGGCTGTGTGCTTCTAGCTTAGACCAGTCCTGTAATCTCTGCCCTGCCTGTCTCCTAGTTTATGGGATGAAATATGAATTTTGAAAGGACTCTGTAAATAAAGGGTACGTGGGACGGGCCTCATCTTTTTATTAGTTGTCACCTAGTATTTAATTCATGTGATTTACAGTCCTGATAGATGTGCAGGGAATTATTACAATCACGGTTTTTCAAATGAAGAATCGGGCTAGAGCGGTGAAGCTAGTACCCAAGGCCAGCGCTGAGGCCGCAGCATCCGGGTTTCTTCCTGGTACCGTCCCCACCAGGTCCTATCTTTTTCCAACACTGAACGCTATCACATGCTTGAGTTTTTCTAGGGAAAACGGAAACAGTCCCTTATATCAAGCAAAAGTTTGCTTTACGACTGCAGGGCTGTGTGGTGTGGGAGTTAAAAAAACAAGTTCTCTTAAAGCTAGTCTGGCCTATGCTAACTCACACAATTGACTGTAGGTCCATGTTGGGAAAGACCTGCCTTATCAAAACAgttggaaaaatttttttttaaattctaggaATATGAGAGAAATGTTGCTGAGATTTTACTGACATTCTCCCAATTCATCTAAATAGTCTTTGAGTGTAAATAATGCCCACTTTTAAATACatctgtttctaaaatttttaaatcaaatttctcAGGCATCAGGGAACCTGTTACTTAGTGAACTGTATAGAATATCCCTTCACTGTACATCTTTCTGTCATCGGTTTTCGTGTATTTCGTGTTCAGGTAGAGCTCACTGTAGTCTGGCCCTCCTAGGGTGCCTTAGACTTTTCTTTCCAGTGGACTTTTCGTCCACTTTGATGGCCATAACAGtcattttatctccttttctttttttttttttttttggagacggagtctcactctgtcatccaggctggagtacagtggcacaatcttggcttactgcaacctccgcctcccgggttcaagtggttcttctgcctcagccttctgagtagctgggactacaggcgtgtaccac carries:
- the SMDT1 gene encoding essential MCU regulator, mitochondrial isoform X4, which gives rise to MASGAARCLVLAPVRSGALRSGPSLRKDGDVAAARSGSSRGLVPSRSVIVTRSGAILPKPVKMSFGLLRVFSIVIPFLYVGTLISKNFAALLEEHDIFVPEDDDDDD